A segment of the Actinomyces sp. oral taxon 171 str. F0337 genome:
CGCCGACCTCGTCATTGCCCAGCGCCGGCACGGCCGTGGTGCCGCCCAGGGCCTCGGCGGCCACCTGGGCGCCCAGGCAGATGGCGATGGCGGGGATGTTGTCGGCGACAACGCCGCGCAGCAGCTCACGCAGATCCGCCAGCCAGGGGTGGTCGGCCTCGTCGTGGGCGCTCATGGATCCGCCCAGCACGACGAGGCCGTCACCGACCTCCTCGAGGGTCGGGATGGCCTCGCCCTGCCACGGGCGCACCATGCGCAGCGCGGCCCCCTCGGCGAAGAGCCACTCCCCCAGGCGCCCCACGGGCGCGAGCTCCTCGGGCTCGATGACGGTGATCGTGAGCATGTCTGTCATGGGTGACATTCTGCCGGTGGTTCGGTTGCTCGTGACGGGCGACAGGCTCACACGTGCCGCCTGAGGCGAAACGACTTGCTCACACCGGCGCCCTGCGGGGACTATGGCCCGGATGAAGCACCCACAGTCCCCGCACCCCCGTCCTTGGCACCAGATGGCCCTCTCCGGCCTTGCGACGACGGCCGTCCTGGGGCTGCTGGGGCTCTCGGCGAGCGCCGCGGCCGCGCCGACGACGGCCGGCTCCGCGCCCCTGGCCCTCACCTCCTCCATCCCGGCGGCGTCGGCCGTGTCGGCGGCCGCGCCCCGAGCCCTCCCGGCAGCATCGACAACCCTGAGCCAGCACGTCACCGACGAGCTCGGGATCCTGGACGCCTCCAAGGCCCAGCAGGCCGTGGACACGATGTCCTCCAAGCACGGCGTGGGCCTGTGGGTGCTGACCGTCTCCGACTCCAGCCGCAAGGCCTCCGCGATCGCCGAGCAGGCCTTCAAGGACACGAAGCTGGGACGCGACGACATGCTCCTGGTCATCAACATCCCCGCCGACGGCTCGGCCTCGAAGAGCTACAAGCTGCAGGCGCACAGCAACTCCTCGAAGTTCTCCGAGTCTGACTACAGGCGGATCGACTCGGCCCTCAAGAAGCAGCTGAGCGCGGGCAGCTACGACGACGCCGTGGCGGCCATCCCGGAGAACATATCCGGCTCCTCGGGCTCAGGCAGTTCACACAACTCGGGGGGCTCGGGCTCCTCAGCCCTTCCGGTGCTGCTGGGAGGGGGCGCGGTGGCGGCCGGTGGGGCCGCCGCCTGGACGGTGTACAAGCGCAGGAAGAACAAGGAGAACGACGACATGCTGTTCGGCAAGCGCAAGAAGCAGGCCGCCTCGGGCGGCGCGCCGGCGGACCAGGCATCAGGGCCCGCCGCGATGACGGTGGAGCAGCTGCGCACCCAGGCCGGCAGCGCCCTGGTCCAGGCCGACGACACGGTGCGCGCCGCAGCCGAGGAGCTGTCCTACGCGCAGGCGCAGTTCGGCCTGTCCGCCACGGACGCCTTCACCGCCGCCCTGGACAGCGCCCGTAAGCACCTGTCGCGGTGCTTCGAGCTGCGCAAGATCCTCGACGACGACATCCCCGAGACCGAGCCGCAGCAGCGCCAGATGTACACCGAGATCCTCCAGCGCTGCTCGGAGGCGGTCGGTGAGATCCGCGCCCAGGAGGAGGCCTTCAACAAGCGGCGCGGCATCGAGGCGAACCTGCCGACGTCGATCGCCGAGACCGCCCAGCGGGCCGACGAGACCGAGCAGGCCATCGTCATGGCCGAGACGATCCTGGTGACGCTCAGTGCCGCCTACCCCGCCTCCTCCCTGACCAGCGTGGCCCAGGCCCCCGAGCAGGCCCGCCGCCTGCTGGCCGCCGGGCGCACCGCCCTGGACCAGGCCCGCGCGAGCGTTGAGGCCTCCCAGGACGCGACGGCCGTGGAGCAGGTGCGCATCGCCCAGGGCTCCATCGCCCAGGCCGGCCAGCTGGCCGCCCAGGTCACCGGGGCCCGCGAGCGCCTCCAGAGCGCGGCGAAGGATCTGGAGGCGGCCATCGCCTCGATCTCCTCGGACCTGGTGGACGCCAAGCGTCTGGAGGACTCGGTGCCGGCGGCGACCCTGGCCCCGCTCGTGGCCGACGCCGAGGCCGCCGTCGAGCAGGGCCGTCAGGCCAGCGGCGCCAACCCGACCGGCGATCCCCTGGCCGCCCTGGACCACCTGGCCCGGGCCGAGGCCGCCATCGACGCCGCCCTGGCCCCGGCCCGCGAGCGCGAGGAGAACGACTCGCGCGCCCGGGCCTCCCTGGGCTCGCGCCTGGCCCGCCTCAACTCCCAGGTGGAGTCCGTGACCTCCTACATCACCACCTACCGCGGGGCGGTGGGCCCTTCGGCGCGCACAGCGCTGAGCGAGGCCGCACGTCACGCCACGGCCGCCACCAGTGTCCAGACCACCGACCCGGTGGCGGCTCTGGCAGAGGTCGCGGCAGCCGAGCCGCTCATCGCCCAGGCCCAGGCCCTGGCCGAGGCCGACGTGCGCGGCTCGTCATCGAGCTCGTGGGGCCCGCGCTCCGGTGAGGGCTACTCCTACTCCGGCGGTTACGGCCGCTCGGGAGGCGGGCTCGACCTGGGCTCGCTGCTGCTGGGAGGGCTGCTGATGGGCGGCGGCCACAACTACGGCGGCTGGGGCTCCCACCACGACAGCGACTGGGGCGGAGGCGGCGGCTTCTTCTCCGGAGGCGGGGACTTCCTGGACGGGGTCGGCGACTTCTTCGACGGGGGCGGCGACTTCTGAGCCGCGTCCCTCCGGTGGCAGGCCCCGGTCGCACGCCACTCATGCCCTGAGCGATGCGGCCCCCGCCCGCGTGACTCCGGGCGCGGGGACCTGCGATCATAACGCCTGATCCGCCCGGCCCACCCGGCAAGCACCCGGCAAGCACCGAGTCCGTATCTGCCCATACCTGCCCACAATCTGCCCACAATCTGCCCACACCGACGTCGCAGCCCGACGGAAGGACGAACAACCATGGCTGAGAAGCAGTCGATCCTGGGACGCATCGCCCAGCTCACCCGCGCCAACGTCAACGCGCTCCTGGACCGCGCTGAGGACCCGGAGAAGATGCTCAACCAGCTGGTACGGGACTACACGGCGTCCATTGCCGAGGCCCGTGACGCCGTCGCCCAGACGATCGGCAACCTGCGTCTGGCGGAGAAGGACCACGACGCCGACGTCGCCGAGGCCAAGGACTGGGGCAACAAGGCCCTGGCCGCCTCCCGCAAGGCCGACCAACTGCGCAGCGGCGGCGACACGGCCGGCGCGGACAAGTGGGACTCGCTGGCCAAGATCGCGCTGACCAAGCAGATCACGGCGGAGAACGAGGCCAAGGCCGCCGAGCCGATGATCACCTCCCAGCGCCAGGTCGTCGAGCAGCTCAAGACCGGTCTGCAGCAGATGGAGGTCAAGCTCGGCGAGCTGCGCTCCAAGCGCGACCAGCTCATCGCCCGCCAGAAGACCGCCGAGGCCCAGGTCAAGGTGCAGGGCGCCATCCGCTCCATCAACGTCCTGGACCCCACCAGCGACCTGTCCCGCTACGAGGACCAGGTGCGTCGGGTCGAGGCCCAGGCCGCCGGGCAGATGGAGCTGGCCGGATCCTCCCTGGAGTCCCAGTTCGCCGAGCTCGAGGCCTCCGGCGCCGGCCTGGAGGCCGAGGCCCGGCTGGCGGCCCTGAAGTCCGGGCAGAACCCGGAGCTGCAGGCCTCTCCGCAGCAGGCCCCCGCCCAGATCACCGACGGTGACGACGACGCGATCAACGCCGCCTTCGCGGCCCTGAAGAACCAGGGTCAGCCGGTCGGCGAGGAGAAGTCCTCCTACTGACCCGACCGCGCCGCGCAGGCGCATCGGCCGCAAGCCGCCCGGTCCTCATCGTCCTGGTGAGTGCCGGGCGGCTTCGTGCTCCACGACGCCGGCCGGTATCGGTGCGGTGTCTTCGAGCGTCGCCGGAGGCTACTGGACTCCATGACCGGTAGCATGAGCCTCATGAGCGTACCGACTTATCTTCTCGTCGATGGCGAGAACATTGACGCCACTCTCGGCATGAGCGTGCTGGGGCGGCGTCCCGAACCTGAGGAGCGGCCCCGTTGGGACCGGGTCCTCGCATACTGCGATGAACTGTCCTCCGCTGACGCCACCGAGGGTGAGGGGGACGAGGCACGAGCCCTGTTCTTCCTCAACGCCACCAGCGGCCATATGCCCATGAGCTTCATCCAGGCCCTGCTGGCCATGGACTATCGCCCCGTGCCGCTGGCCGGGTCCGGAAGCAATGAGGAGAAGGTCGTCGACATCGGTATTCAGCGCACCCTGGAGGCGCTGGCCGAGCGGGTCGAGTCGGGCCAGGAGGCCCACGTCCTGCTGGGCAGCCATGACGGCGACTACATCCCCCACATCGAGCGGCTCCTGCAGGCCGGCGCCAAGGTGGGGATCCTGTGCTTCCGCGAGTTCCTCAACGCCCAGCTGGCCGGCCTGGAGGGCGAGGGCCTGACGATCTACGACCTGGAGAGTGACGTCAAGGCCTTCACCATCCCGCTGCCGCGCGTGTGCATCATCCCGCTGGAGGACTTCGACCCACTCGCCTTCCTCTGACCCGACGGCGGGGCGGCGGCACCTGTCGCCGCCCCGTTTCATGTCACAGGCCGACTCACCGAGGAGTCGCCGGCTGCTGCCTCTGTTCAAGCAACAACCACACAGTTCCCCAGTTTTGTGGGATTTCCAAGACTCCCCGGGTCTACAATTGGTTCGAGGTCACACCAACCACTTGACCTATCAACAGCGACCATTCGGAACTCATTCAGGAAACGACCAGAAACTGAAGGAATGGTGAGACTCATGGAGCGTTCCCAGCAGTCCCGCACCGAAGCTCACCTCCTTGTCGTCGACGATGAACCCAACATCCGCGACCTGCTGGCCTCGTCCCTGCGCTTCGCAGGCTTCGAGGTCTCGATCGCAGGCGACGGCAACGGCGCCCTGAAGACGGTGGAGAAGACATCCCCGGATCTGGTGGTCCTTGATGTCATGCTGCCCGACATGGACGGCTTCACCGTGGCACGGCGCCTGCGTGAACGTGACGTGACCACCCCGATCCTCTTCCTGACCGCCCGCGACGACATGGCGGACAAGGTCCAGGGCCTGACCGTCGGCGGCGACGACTACGTCACCAAGCCCTTCGGGCTGGAGGAGGTCATCGCCCGCATTCGTGCCATCCTGCGCCGCACCCACGCCATTGAGAACCAGGACGACGGCGTCGTGCGCGTAGCCGATCTGATCCTGGACGAGGACGCCCACGAGGTGTACCGCGCCGAGGTCGAGGTGGACCTGTCGCCCACCGAGTTCAAGCTCCTGCGCTACCTCATGCTCAACGCCGGGCGCGTCGTGTCCAAGGCGCAGATCCTCGACCACGTCTGGGAGTACGACTGGAACGGTGACGCCGCGATCGTGGAGTCCTACATCTCCTACCTGCGCCGCAAGGTGGATCAGATCCAGGGCGCTGACGGCCAGCCCGTCACTCCGCTCATCCAGACTCGTCGCGGAGTCGGCTACATGCTTCGCGAACCCAAGGCCGAGTGATGGCAGCGGCGCGTGGGGGGAGCACGCGCCCGGCCAAGTCGCCCGGTAAGCAGCACCGCCCGATCAAACGGGGCCGATGGCACCCGCTCACCGCGATCCAGCGCCCCTGGCAGGCGATGCCGCTGCGCACGCGCCTGACCCTCATGACCACCGGCCTGCTCGCCATCGGGCTCATCGTCGTCTCCTTCGTGGTGACCTCACTGCTCTACAGCCACATGATGGGGCAGATCGACAGTCAGCTGCGCTCCACGGCACGACCCGTGGGAGGGCAGTTCCTGGCTCAGCTCCGCGAGGGCCGTATCCCCAGCGACATCCCCTCGAACTACTACGTCAAGGCGGAGTTCCTCGACGCCAGCCGCAACGGGGAGTGGATCTCGGCCGACACCGCTGCCAAGTACGGCCGGCCCCAGATCAAGGGACTGGACTACCGGCGGGCCCTGACACACGCTGACACAGGCAACTTCGATATCATCACGGTCAACTCCGACAAGCCCGGCCGCCAGTGGCGGATGATCACCGCGCTCATCCAGAACCCGGATACCGGGGAGTACACCGGCGCCATAGGCCTGGCCCTCCCGCTGAGCGACGTCATGGAGACCGTGGAGCGCACCCGCCTCGTGGTGGCGCTGGCCGACGTCTTGATCATCTCGGTGGGCGCCATCTTCGCCACCTACCTGGTTCACCGCTCGTTCCGCTCCCTGCGCCAGATCGAGGGAGTGGCTGCCCGAATCGCCCACGGCGACCTGTCCGCCCGCATCCTGGTGACCGAACCGCGCACCACGGAGGTCGGCTCGCTGCAGCGGGCGATCAACACGATGCTCGCCCAGAACGAGAGCGCCTTCGCGGCCCAGGTCGTGGCTCAGGAGCGGATGACGCGCTTCGTCTCCGACGCCTCCCACGAACTGCGCACCCCCCTGGCCGCGATCCGCGGCTACGGCGAGCTCTACCGCATGGGCGGGGTGCCCGCGTACAAGACCGGTGAGGTCATGGGGCGCATCGAGACCGAGTCCAACCGGATGGGGCGCCTCGTCGACGACCTCCTCCAGCTGGCCCGGATCGACGAGGGCCGGGAGATGTCGATGGAGCCGGTCAACCTCACCGATCTGGCCGCCGGCGCCCTGAGCGACATGATGGTGCTGGCCCCCGAGCGCGACTGCGCCCTCATCCCCCTCGACCCCCACGACGAGGCCGCCGGCATGGAGGCCCCCTCGCTCCAGGTCATCGGCGACCGCGACCGCCTCTCTCAGATCCTCACCAACCTGCTGGGCAACGTGGTGCGCCACACGCCCTCCGGGACGCCGGTGGAGATCGCCATCGGCATGGCGCCCCCGCGCACCAGCCCGACGACGCCGCCGGTCGTCGTCGTCGAGGTCCGCGACCACGGCCACGGCGTGCCACCGGAGGCGGCCGAGAAGGTCTTCCAGCGCTTCTACCGCTCGGACACCTCCCGCAACCGGGAGACCGGCGGATCCGGCCTGGGGCTGGCGATCGTGCTGGGGATCGTGGCCGCCCACAAGGGCACGGTCCAGATGCTCCAGACCCCCGGAGGCGGCGCCACCGTCCACATCGAGCTGCCGCCCGCACCGGCCTGGTAGACCCCGCCATCGCGCCTCATGGGAGTCCCGCGACCCGCGAGAATCACAAGAGTGGCACGCGAGACACTGTGTCACGTCGACGTCGCGGCGAGGACAGTCCTACGATGGCACGCGTTCCATTTCCAACACGGAGACTGACCCATGGGTGTCATCGACGCACCGCAATGGCTCCTACCGGCCTTCACCCGCTCGGTGAGGGCGATCGGCGCCACGCAGCCCCCAGAGGCGATCGGCTCCGCCGGCGAGCTCCTCATCGAGCGCTGGTCCACACCGGACCGTCGCTTCCACAACCTTCGCCATCTCATCGACATGCTCGCGCGCGTCGACGAGCTGGCCGAGGAGTCGCACAACCCGGACATCATGCGGGTCGCCTGCTGGTACCACGGCTGCGTCTTCTCCTCCGACGTCGAGGAGGTCATCCGCGGCAACGGCGGCGAGGATGAGACCGCCTCGGCGGCCTTCGCCGAGGCCGACCTGCGTCACCTGGGCGTTCCGATGGAGACAATCAAGCGGGTGTGCTGCCTCATTGTCAACCTCAAGCGGCACATGCTCGACGAGCACGACATCGACGCCCAGGCCCTCATCGACGCCGACCTGGGGACCCTGGCCGTGGACCCCCAGACCTACGCCGAGTACGTGCGGCTGCTGCGCGAGGAGTACTCCCACATCCCCGTGGAGGAGTACCTGCGCGGCCGCCTGACGATCGTCTCCCGGCTCCTGGACAGGGAGCACCTCTTCCACTCACCGCTGGGCGAGCGCTGGGAGCACCCGGCCCGGGAGAACCTGGCGGCCGAGCAGCGACGTCTCAACGAGAAGCTCACCAAGCTTGCCGAGGAGCAGGGTGGGCAGAATCCGCAGGCCGATCAGGCGGCTCCTGAGGCCGGAGCCGTTCAGGAGCCGGCGCGCACCGCCCCGGCAACCCCGTTGGCCGGTTCCGCCGCCGTAGGCCTCGTTCCCGGGGTCGCCGGGGTTCCCGGGCGGCCGGACGAGACCGCCGAACGCGCCCCCCGAACCCCTCCGCTGGGTTTCCAGGCGCTGCCCACCAAGCACCCCATGATCGGCCCCGCCCAGGACGGCGACACCCTGCGTCTGGACCCCACCGAGCTCAGGGCCCTGAGGTCCACCGTACCGGCGCCGAGCGCGACGACGGCCGCCTCTCCGGCATCCCCGATACCCTCAGTGCCCTCAGAGTCGTCGGCGCCGTCAGCAGCACCCTCCGCCCCGTCGAGCACGTCGTCGCCGCGCACTCCCGCCCGTGGGGTTCCAGCCGTGGCCTCAGCGCACCGCCCTGCCGAGGCGCCTGCCGAGCGGGGCGAGGCGCGCGAGGACAAGGACGGGGAGGAAGCGATGACGCACACGGCCTCCATGGAGTCGTGCATCGCGGACCTGGACCTGCTCATGTGCTCACGCAACCGCTCCGACGAGGCCGAGGACCGCCGCGCCCGGGTCCAGGCCGAGCGGGACAAGCTCACGGAGAGGCTGCGGGCCAAGACCCAGGAGGCCAAGGAGCTGCGCGAGGCCCGTACCGGCGAGATCACCCCCATCACCGAGGAGATCATCGACGACGGCGCCGGGGAGCTCTGAGACACCCGGGAGGCTCTTCCGCCAGGGACCGCCCGCGTTCTGCGGGGCCACAGGCCACGATCCGCGGGCCCGCTCCACAGGGCCGGCTGCCCGCCCGGTACGCCACCCGGCCAGCGCCCTACCGTGAGAGGCACAGCGCGCACCTCGCCGCACCACCAGCGCACCGCGCACGGCCCTCCGGCCGCCTCTCACGAAAGGACGCCCCTCATGCCCACCTACTCCGTCGACACCGCGGCGGTGACCGACACCGCCGCCCGGACCCGTGCCCGTATCGCGACGATCCAGACCGAGGTCGATGGCATGCGGGGCGACATCGGCCTGCTCCAGTCCTGCTGGACCGGGACGGCGTCGGACTCCATGGCCGCCTGCGCGGCCGACTGGCACCTCACCCAGCTCCAGGTGCAGTCCAACCTCGACCAGATCAGCCTGGCCCTGGACAACGCCGCCGTCTGCTACGACGACGCCGAGACCTCCAACCGGAGCCGCTTCGCCACCTCGGCGCCGGCTCCCGCGCCCGCTCCGGCCACGGGCTCCGCGCCCTTGGGCGCCTGGTAGGAGCCGACGCCTGCGGACCTGCGAGGACTCCGCCGCCTCACGGCCTCAGCGGCCGCACATCAAGGTCTGCCGACAGGGGCCTACCAGGCACGGACAAGCACCCGCCACGGAACGGACACGGCGGCGGGCCGCCCCTCACGTGCGTGAGAGACGGCCCGCCGCGGTTCCCGGGGCCGGCCGACGTCGCGGCCGGGCTACCGGGTGATGACTGGCTCGCAGGGAGTCACGTCGATCAGTACATGCCGCCCATGTCGCCGGCGCCACCCTCGGCCGGAGCGGCCGGGGGCTCGGGCTTGTCGGCCACGACGGCCTCGGTGGTCAGGAACAGACCGGCGATGGAGCCGGCGTTCTGCAGGGCGGAGCGGGTCACCTTGACCGGGTCGGCGATGCCGGCGGCCAGCAGGTTGACGTACTCGCCGGTGGCGGCGTTGAGGCCCTCACCGGTGGGCAGGTTGCGCACGCGGTCCACGACCACGCCGCCCTCAAGGCCGGCGTTGGCAGCGATCTGCTTGAGCGGGGCCTCCACGGCGACCTTGACGATCGCGGCACCGGTGGCCTCGTCGCCCTCGAGCTCGAGGGAGTCGAGCGCCTCTGCGGCCTGGAGCAGGGCGACGCCACCGCCGGCGACGATGCCCTCCTCGACGGCGGCCTTGGCGTTGCGCACGGCGTCCTCGATGCGGTGCTTGCGCTCCTTGAGCTCCACCTCGGTGGCGGCACCGGACTTGAGGACGGCCACGCCGCCGGCCAGCTTGGCCAGACGCTCGGAGAGCTTCTCGCGGTCGTAGTCGGAGTCGGAGTTCTCGATCTCGAGGCGGATCTGGGCGACGCGGGCGTCAATGGCCTCCTTGTCGCCGGCGCCCTCGACCAGGGTGGTCTCGTCCTTGGTGACGACGACCTTGCGGGCCTGGCCCAGGTCCTCCAGGGTGGCGTTCTCGAGCTTGAGGCCGACGGTCTCGGAGATGACCGTACCGCCGGTGAGGATGGCCATGTCCTGCAGCATCGCCTTGCGGCGGTCACCGAAGCCGGGGGCCTTGACGGCCACGGACTTGAAGGTGCCGCGGATGCGGTTGACGACGAGGGTGGCCAGGGCCTCGGCCTCGACGTCCTCGGCGATGATGGCCAGCGGCTTGCCGGTCTGCATGACCTTCTCCAGCAGCGGGAGCAGGTCCTTGACGTTGGAGATCTTGGACTCGACCAGCAGGACGTAGGCGTCCTCCAGGACGGCCTCCTGGCGGTCGGGGTCGGTGACGAAGTAGGGGGAGATGAAGCCCTTGTCGAAGCGCATCCCCTCGGTGACCTCGAGCTCGAGGCCGAAGGTGTTGGACTCCTCGACGGTGACGACGCCCTCGTGGCCGACCTTCTCCAGGGCCTCGGCGATGAAGGCACCGATCTGCTCGTCGGCGGCGGAGATGGAGGCGGTGGCCGCGATCTCCTCCTGGGTCTCGACCTCCTTGGCGTCGGCGAGCAGACGCTCGACGACGGCCGTGACGGCCTTCTCGATGCCACGGCGAATGGCGATCGGGTTGGCGCCGGCGGCGACGTTGCGCAGGCCCTCGCGCACCAGGGCCTGGGCCAGGACGGTGGCGGTGGTGGTGCCGTCACCCGCGACGTCGTCGGTCTTCTTGGCGACCTCCTTGACGAGCTCGGCACCGATCTTCTCGTAGGGCTCCTCGAGCTCGATCTCCTTGGCGATGGTCACGCCGTCGTTGGTGATCGTAGGAGCGCCCCACTTCTTGTCGAGCACGACGTTACGGCCCTTGGGGCCCAGGGTGACCTTGACGGTGTCGGCGAGGGTGTTGAGGCCGCGCTCCATGCCGCGGCGGGCCTCCTCGTCGAAGGCGATGATCTTGGACATTGAGTTTCCTCCACTGCGTGGTAGGGGCGGCCGGTTCGTGCCCGCGACGGACGGATCGGTCCCGGGCGTTCACGTCACGCCCGGTGCCGGTCCTCACGTTCCAGCCTGGATGAACTTGGTGCATTCAAGGATGCTTTGTCACTCGAGGAGCCCGAGTGCTAACCGCAATGCTGGCACTCTCAGCCCTTGAGTGCAAGGAGCTCAGTTCTCATCGGCACTGAATCCTCCGACGGCGAAGCAGGGAATGGCGCCGGGCCCGCGGGCGGTCCCGTCCCGAGGCGGCGATCCGGGTCATGAGGGCGGGTCGGAGGCCCGCGAGGCGGTGGCCAGCAGGATGAGCGCGCAGGTCCAGGCCAGGGGCGCGGGACCCGCCGGGGCGCCGTCGGCCACGACCTTCTCCGGCAGGGCTCCGGCGCCGGTGCGGTGCGCCTCGAGCCACGACAGCAGCCGGGCCCCTTCCTCCTCCATCCCCAGCGACAGGGCCGACCAGGCCATGAGGGCGGTCTCCGGCGTCCAGGAGACACCGTCATCGCGCCAGCCGGACCCGGGGGCGAGCCCTCCGGCGGGGCGTCGCATGCGTGCGGCAGCCGTCTGCCGCACCGCGCGAGCCCCGGCCAGCGGTCGGGTGAAGGGCGGCAGGACCAGGGCGATGGCGGCGTCGACGTCGTCGCGCCGCAGGTGCCGGCCCCAGGTGGGGGCGAAGTTGCGCTCCATGGCGCTGCGCACTGCCGTCACCCGGTCGGCCAGCCCCTCCACGGGGGCGCCGAGGTCGACTCCGGCCCGGGTCAGCGACGTCGCCGCCTCGAGCCCCAGGAGCACCGGGGCGGCCGTGCCCAGGGTGAGGACCGTCTCGGCGACCTCCCAGTAGTCGGGCGAGGCCGAGGGCAGGCGCGAGGGCGTGCCCGTGAGCCTCAGGAGCCGGGCGGTGGAGCGCGCCAGGGGCGCACCGAGGCGGTCACGCAGCGTGGCGGCGGGCACGCCGTCGGCCAGGAGCCTGCCCGCGGCCCACAGGAACCATCCGGCGCCGTCGGTCTGGGCGGGGCGGTTGTCCGGTACCTGACCGCTGCTGGTGTAGCGGGCCTCGAAGCCGCCGTCAGACCGCTGCCAGGAGGCCAGGTTGCCCAGGACGCCGAGGGCCTCGTCGGGCAGGTTCACCGCGCTGAGGGCGGCCGCCGCGAAGGCCGCGTCCCGGGGCCAGACGTAGCGCCAGATGCTCACGGGCGCCGCCACGACCGCGCCCGACGGGAAGACGTCCGCCCCCTGCGGGAGGGGGTCGCGGACCTCACTGCCCTCAGGGTCAGCAGGCCCGGTGGTCGCGGGAGCGGTGCCGGTGGCGGGAGCGGGGATGGGAGCCGGTGAGGTCGTCGGCCGGGTGGCAGGGCCGACCGGGCCTGCCATGAGCGCAGGACCGGTCAGGGCCAGCAGATCGGTCAGGGCGCCGTCGGCCAGGTCCGCCCACCTGCCTTCGGGAAGGCGGGCCGCCTTGCGGCGGGCGAGCGCTTGACGGACCAGGGCATCCCGCTGTGAGGTGGTCAGGCCCCGGGGCTCGGGGACCTCGGGAAGGCGGGTGCCCGGGACGTAGGCGACCGTGGCGCCCGGGGCCAGGGGGTACAGGGCCCCTCCCCCGCCCACGACGAGACCGTTGCTCAGCAGGGTCGGGGTGCGGCGGCCACGGCTCACCAGGTGCGAGCCGCCCCAGAAGGCCGCGGCGGCGGTGAGCGGGACCGCCGCGGCGAGAGTCAGGACCCGACGACGCCCGGGAAGCGCCAGTGGCCTCATGCCCCTTTTTTACTGCGGCTTGTAGTCGTCACGCAGAATGACCGCGACCGGGGCACCCTGGGTGTTCTCCGGGGTGCCCTCCACCACGTTGCTGATCCCCAGGCGCTTGCCGGCCTCCTCGGCGGCGGGGCGGGCCTCCGGGGAGCTGAAGTAGACCGTCGACGTGGTCGGCTCCGCGTTCTCGTAGACCCCGGCGATGACCTCCACCGCGGTGAAGCCGCCGTTGGTGAGCTTTTCACTGGCCCCCTTGGCCAGGCCGTCGGTGTACGTCCCATTGGACACCATGACCTTGGTGTTGAAGTCCACGTTGCCCGAGGCGCTGGCCGACGCGCTGGGCTTGGCCGAGGCGGCGGCGTCCTTCTTGCCCTCGTCCTTCTTGCCGGCGGCCTGTCCGCCCTGGGCCGGTTGAGTGGAGGAGACCGCGTCCGAGGAGCCGCTGAAGGTTTCCCAGATCCGCTTCCCGTTGATAATCAGCGTCACCGCGCCCCAGGCGAGCGCCGGGACAATGATGATGATCGCCAGCAGCGGCACCCAGCTGCGCCACCGGGGCACCTGGGCTCGATGCACGCCCACGGGAACCGGGCCGTCATCATCGCCGACGTCGAACTCGTCCTCGGGGTAGTCATAGTTGC
Coding sequences within it:
- a CDS encoding TPM domain-containing protein, with the protein product MKHPQSPHPRPWHQMALSGLATTAVLGLLGLSASAAAAPTTAGSAPLALTSSIPAASAVSAAAPRALPAASTTLSQHVTDELGILDASKAQQAVDTMSSKHGVGLWVLTVSDSSRKASAIAEQAFKDTKLGRDDMLLVINIPADGSASKSYKLQAHSNSSKFSESDYRRIDSALKKQLSAGSYDDAVAAIPENISGSSGSGSSHNSGGSGSSALPVLLGGGAVAAGGAAAWTVYKRRKNKENDDMLFGKRKKQAASGGAPADQASGPAAMTVEQLRTQAGSALVQADDTVRAAAEELSYAQAQFGLSATDAFTAALDSARKHLSRCFELRKILDDDIPETEPQQRQMYTEILQRCSEAVGEIRAQEEAFNKRRGIEANLPTSIAETAQRADETEQAIVMAETILVTLSAAYPASSLTSVAQAPEQARRLLAAGRTALDQARASVEASQDATAVEQVRIAQGSIAQAGQLAAQVTGARERLQSAAKDLEAAIASISSDLVDAKRLEDSVPAATLAPLVADAEAAVEQGRQASGANPTGDPLAALDHLARAEAAIDAALAPAREREENDSRARASLGSRLARLNSQVESVTSYITTYRGAVGPSARTALSEAARHATAATSVQTTDPVAALAEVAAAEPLIAQAQALAEADVRGSSSSSWGPRSGEGYSYSGGYGRSGGGLDLGSLLLGGLLMGGGHNYGGWGSHHDSDWGGGGGFFSGGGDFLDGVGDFFDGGGDF
- a CDS encoding WXG100 family type VII secretion target, with the translated sequence MPTYSVDTAAVTDTAARTRARIATIQTEVDGMRGDIGLLQSCWTGTASDSMAACAADWHLTQLQVQSNLDQISLALDNAAVCYDDAETSNRSRFATSAPAPAPAPATGSAPLGAW
- a CDS encoding response regulator transcription factor — translated: MERSQQSRTEAHLLVVDDEPNIRDLLASSLRFAGFEVSIAGDGNGALKTVEKTSPDLVVLDVMLPDMDGFTVARRLRERDVTTPILFLTARDDMADKVQGLTVGGDDYVTKPFGLEEVIARIRAILRRTHAIENQDDGVVRVADLILDEDAHEVYRAEVEVDLSPTEFKLLRYLMLNAGRVVSKAQILDHVWEYDWNGDAAIVESYISYLRRKVDQIQGADGQPVTPLIQTRRGVGYMLREPKAE
- a CDS encoding sensor histidine kinase → MAAARGGSTRPAKSPGKQHRPIKRGRWHPLTAIQRPWQAMPLRTRLTLMTTGLLAIGLIVVSFVVTSLLYSHMMGQIDSQLRSTARPVGGQFLAQLREGRIPSDIPSNYYVKAEFLDASRNGEWISADTAAKYGRPQIKGLDYRRALTHADTGNFDIITVNSDKPGRQWRMITALIQNPDTGEYTGAIGLALPLSDVMETVERTRLVVALADVLIISVGAIFATYLVHRSFRSLRQIEGVAARIAHGDLSARILVTEPRTTEVGSLQRAINTMLAQNESAFAAQVVAQERMTRFVSDASHELRTPLAAIRGYGELYRMGGVPAYKTGEVMGRIETESNRMGRLVDDLLQLARIDEGREMSMEPVNLTDLAAGALSDMMVLAPERDCALIPLDPHDEAAGMEAPSLQVIGDRDRLSQILTNLLGNVVRHTPSGTPVEIAIGMAPPRTSPTTPPVVVVEVRDHGHGVPPEAAEKVFQRFYRSDTSRNRETGGSGLGLAIVLGIVAAHKGTVQMLQTPGGGATVHIELPPAPAW
- a CDS encoding PspA/IM30 family protein; translation: MAEKQSILGRIAQLTRANVNALLDRAEDPEKMLNQLVRDYTASIAEARDAVAQTIGNLRLAEKDHDADVAEAKDWGNKALAASRKADQLRSGGDTAGADKWDSLAKIALTKQITAENEAKAAEPMITSQRQVVEQLKTGLQQMEVKLGELRSKRDQLIARQKTAEAQVKVQGAIRSINVLDPTSDLSRYEDQVRRVEAQAAGQMELAGSSLESQFAELEASGAGLEAEARLAALKSGQNPELQASPQQAPAQITDGDDDAINAAFAALKNQGQPVGEEKSSY
- a CDS encoding NYN domain-containing protein, with product MSVPTYLLVDGENIDATLGMSVLGRRPEPEERPRWDRVLAYCDELSSADATEGEGDEARALFFLNATSGHMPMSFIQALLAMDYRPVPLAGSGSNEEKVVDIGIQRTLEALAERVESGQEAHVLLGSHDGDYIPHIERLLQAGAKVGILCFREFLNAQLAGLEGEGLTIYDLESDVKAFTIPLPRVCIIPLEDFDPLAFL